A genomic segment from Streptosporangium roseum DSM 43021 encodes:
- a CDS encoding APC family permease, translating into MTVNESAAAPAALSRRRIGVPDIVFFVVAASSPLTVAAGGTPQNFATTGVLGVPMMFLILAVVLAVFSAGYAAMSRHISNAGAFYAYIAHGLGRVPGVGAAFVALVAYNAMQVGLYGLLGFSAAGFLSATFGVDLPWWVVSLAFMALIALLGYRRIDLNAKVLAVLLVCEGLLVLVFDVSQIATAPQGLSLEPFGWDALTTGAVGAAFLWTMAAFMGFESGAIYSEECRDPRRTVSRATYISVAVIGVFYAFTAWATAMGAGVDDVVAASREHGPDLIFVLGERTLGSGFSTLGQVFLITAVFAATLSFHNAVARYFFALGREGVLPAKLGSSHPRHGSPYVGSIGQTVFAAVVVLGFGLLGGDPMGTLFNWFTNLGALGVILLLVSTSVAVIGFFRRQARGEGVWSRVVAPALSGLALLAILYVAFTNFSALLGTPPDSALNWALPAVVVLVGVVGLGYGAYLRSADPAAYARIGQGAPPQD; encoded by the coding sequence ATGACCGTCAACGAATCGGCAGCCGCCCCGGCCGCGCTGTCACGCCGTCGCATCGGCGTGCCGGACATCGTGTTCTTCGTGGTCGCCGCGTCTTCTCCGCTCACCGTGGCCGCGGGCGGCACCCCGCAGAACTTCGCCACCACCGGTGTTCTCGGCGTGCCGATGATGTTCCTCATCCTGGCCGTCGTGCTCGCGGTCTTCTCCGCCGGATACGCCGCGATGAGCCGCCACATCTCCAACGCCGGCGCCTTTTACGCCTACATCGCGCACGGCCTGGGCCGCGTCCCCGGCGTCGGCGCCGCCTTCGTCGCGCTGGTCGCCTACAACGCCATGCAGGTCGGCCTGTACGGCCTGCTCGGCTTCAGCGCCGCCGGGTTCCTGTCGGCGACCTTCGGGGTGGACCTGCCCTGGTGGGTGGTCTCGCTGGCCTTCATGGCGCTCATCGCCCTCCTCGGCTACCGCCGGATCGACCTCAACGCCAAGGTGCTCGCCGTCCTGCTGGTCTGCGAGGGCCTGCTCGTCCTGGTCTTCGACGTCTCCCAGATCGCCACGGCCCCGCAGGGCCTGTCGCTGGAGCCGTTCGGCTGGGACGCGCTGACCACGGGCGCGGTGGGGGCCGCCTTCCTGTGGACGATGGCCGCCTTCATGGGCTTCGAGTCCGGTGCGATCTACAGCGAGGAGTGCCGCGACCCGCGCAGGACCGTCAGCCGGGCCACCTACATCTCCGTCGCCGTGATCGGCGTCTTCTACGCCTTCACCGCCTGGGCCACCGCGATGGGCGCGGGGGTGGACGACGTCGTCGCCGCGTCCCGCGAGCACGGGCCCGACCTGATCTTCGTGCTCGGCGAGCGCACGCTCGGCTCGGGCTTCTCCACCCTCGGCCAGGTCTTCCTGATCACGGCGGTCTTCGCCGCCACGCTCTCCTTCCACAACGCGGTCGCCCGATACTTCTTCGCGCTCGGCCGCGAGGGCGTGCTCCCCGCGAAGCTGGGCTCCTCGCACCCCCGGCACGGCTCGCCGTACGTGGGGTCGATCGGCCAGACCGTCTTCGCGGCGGTCGTCGTGCTCGGGTTCGGGCTGCTCGGCGGGGACCCGATGGGCACGCTGTTCAACTGGTTCACCAACCTGGGCGCGCTCGGGGTGATCCTGCTGCTGGTGTCCACCTCGGTCGCGGTGATCGGGTTCTTCCGCCGCCAGGCGCGGGGCGAGGGCGTCTGGAGCCGGGTGGTCGCCCCGGCGCTGTCCGGTCTCGCGCTGCTGGCCATCCTGTACGTCGCGTTCACCAACTTCTCCGCGCTGCTCGGCACCCCGCCGGACTCGGCGCTCAACTGGGCGCTCCCGGCCGTGGTGGTGCTGGTCGGCGTGGTCGGCCTCGGCTACGGCGCCTACCTGAGGTCCGCCGACCCGGCGGCGTACGCCCGGATCGGGCAGGGCGCGCCGCCGCAGGACTGA
- a CDS encoding MarR family winged helix-turn-helix transcriptional regulator, with translation MPAHYSLTETEKAVNHRLGPIPVQREALAAVSNLYRAATAVRQHLENSALRAADLTWSAFVVLWVIWIWEEIETRHAAAEAGISKGTLTGIIKTLESRGLAQRSQHPEDGRLALLRLTPHGLHLMHHLFPTFNDEEAFVVAPLTPDESRHLADTLRRIITHLEQHGEQRREDLHRTTPLPPRRGGRRRTE, from the coding sequence GTGCCCGCGCACTACTCGCTGACCGAGACCGAGAAAGCCGTCAACCACCGCCTCGGACCCATCCCGGTACAACGCGAGGCACTGGCCGCCGTCTCCAACCTCTACCGCGCCGCCACCGCCGTCCGCCAACACCTCGAAAACTCCGCCCTCCGCGCAGCCGACCTCACCTGGAGCGCCTTCGTCGTCCTCTGGGTCATCTGGATCTGGGAAGAGATCGAAACCCGCCACGCCGCCGCCGAAGCCGGCATCTCCAAAGGCACCCTCACCGGCATCATCAAAACCCTCGAATCCCGCGGCCTCGCCCAACGCAGCCAACACCCCGAAGACGGCCGCCTGGCCCTCCTACGCCTCACCCCCCACGGCCTCCACCTCATGCACCACCTCTTCCCCACCTTCAACGACGAAGAGGCCTTCGTCGTCGCCCCCCTCACCCCCGACGAATCCCGCCACCTCGCCGACACCCTCCGCCGCATCATCACCCACCTCGAACAACACGGCGAACAACGACGCGAAGACCTCCACCGCACCACCCCCCTCCCCCCACGCCGAGGCGGCCGCCGCCGCACCGAATGA
- a CDS encoding gamma-glutamyl-gamma-aminobutyrate hydrolase family protein has protein sequence MSRRPLIAIPSRFAASTSALRYAAVVTARALADAVHRAGGEPFMMHPVGAGEAASRLAVADGLLLPGGGDLAPGVYGESVAHDAVYDVDAGQDAFDLAAARHALAAGLPTLAVCRGLQVVNVLLGGRLRQHMEPDHRHVVHPVGVRPGSLLAEVAGAEKIEASCYHHQCASALGDGLVATAHAGDGTVEAAELAGSGGWFLGVQWHPEDTAHADPANQRIFDALVAAARS, from the coding sequence ATGTCCCGTCGCCCGCTCATCGCGATCCCCTCGCGCTTCGCCGCCAGCACCTCCGCCCTCCGCTACGCGGCTGTGGTCACCGCCAGAGCGCTCGCCGACGCGGTCCACCGGGCGGGCGGCGAGCCGTTCATGATGCACCCGGTCGGCGCCGGGGAGGCGGCTTCCAGGCTCGCGGTCGCCGACGGGCTGCTGCTCCCCGGCGGCGGCGACCTCGCCCCGGGCGTCTACGGTGAGAGCGTGGCCCACGACGCCGTCTACGACGTGGACGCCGGGCAGGACGCCTTCGACCTGGCCGCGGCCCGCCACGCGCTGGCCGCCGGACTGCCCACCCTGGCGGTCTGCCGGGGGCTGCAGGTGGTCAACGTCCTGCTCGGCGGGCGGCTCCGGCAGCACATGGAGCCCGACCACCGGCATGTCGTGCACCCGGTCGGGGTGCGTCCCGGCTCCCTGCTCGCCGAGGTCGCGGGGGCGGAGAAGATCGAGGCCTCCTGCTACCACCACCAGTGCGCCTCGGCCCTGGGCGACGGGCTCGTGGCCACCGCGCACGCCGGGGACGGCACGGTCGAGGCGGCCGAGCTGGCCGGCTCCGGAGGGTGGTTCCTCGGCGTCCAGTGGCATCCGGAGGACACCGCGCACGCCGATCCCGCCAACCAGCGGATCTTCGACGCCCTGGTGGCCGCCGCCCGGTCCTAG
- a CDS encoding aldehyde dehydrogenase, whose product MATVAGVAVEGGHWIGGERVSSPATFEDVSPIDGQVIAEIARGGAEEADAAVRAAEAAFPAWSRTSREERARLLHAVADGVEKRLEQLAIVETTDNGALLRSHLRGVMPRVAHNFRFFADRLLELGHEDFDTRGHRNHVSWDPAGVCALITPWNAPLMLATWKIAPALAAGNTVVLKPAEWTPLTASLLADITAEAGLPAGVFNVVQGYGEEVGAALVAHPGVRRISFTGSVPTARHISAAAAAHLTPLSLELGGKSPLVVFADADLDLAVDLAVEQYDNAGQVCLAGTRLLVEESIAEEFTARFAARAGALTQGDPRDLATDIGPNIHPEHFARIDGFVRRALDAGATAVVGGGPNTDLGGLYYRPTLFTGVAADSEIVNEEVFGPVLTLQTFRTEEQAVEMANSTRFGLSATLVTGSEERAARVTERLVAGTVWVNCFFVRDLKAPFGGSRQSGVGREGGDWSFDFYCDLKNTVTAPWAK is encoded by the coding sequence ATGGCCACTGTCGCCGGCGTCGCAGTCGAGGGCGGTCACTGGATCGGAGGCGAGCGGGTCTCCTCACCCGCGACGTTCGAGGACGTCTCGCCGATCGACGGTCAGGTGATCGCGGAGATCGCCAGGGGCGGAGCCGAGGAGGCGGACGCCGCCGTCAGGGCAGCCGAGGCGGCTTTCCCCGCCTGGTCGCGGACCAGCCGGGAGGAACGGGCCCGCCTGCTCCACGCCGTCGCCGACGGCGTGGAGAAGCGGCTGGAGCAGCTCGCGATCGTGGAGACGACCGACAACGGCGCGCTGCTCCGCTCCCATCTGCGCGGTGTGATGCCGCGGGTCGCGCACAACTTCCGGTTCTTCGCCGACCGGCTGCTGGAGCTGGGACACGAGGACTTCGACACCCGCGGCCACCGCAACCACGTGAGCTGGGACCCGGCCGGCGTCTGCGCGCTGATCACGCCGTGGAACGCCCCCCTGATGCTGGCCACCTGGAAGATCGCCCCGGCGCTGGCCGCGGGCAACACCGTGGTGCTCAAGCCCGCCGAGTGGACCCCGCTGACCGCCTCCCTGCTGGCCGACATCACCGCCGAGGCCGGACTGCCCGCCGGCGTGTTCAACGTGGTCCAAGGCTACGGCGAGGAGGTCGGCGCGGCCCTGGTCGCCCACCCCGGCGTCCGGCGGATCAGCTTCACCGGCTCGGTCCCGACCGCCCGGCACATCTCCGCCGCCGCAGCGGCCCACCTGACCCCGCTCTCCCTGGAGCTGGGCGGCAAGTCCCCGCTCGTCGTGTTCGCCGACGCCGACCTGGACCTGGCCGTCGACCTCGCCGTCGAGCAGTACGACAACGCCGGGCAGGTCTGCCTGGCCGGGACCCGGCTGCTGGTCGAGGAGTCGATCGCCGAGGAGTTCACCGCCCGGTTCGCCGCCAGGGCCGGCGCCCTCACGCAGGGCGACCCGCGCGACCTGGCGACCGACATCGGCCCGAACATCCACCCCGAGCACTTCGCGCGGATCGACGGCTTCGTACGGCGGGCGCTCGACGCCGGGGCCACGGCGGTCGTCGGCGGCGGCCCCAACACCGACCTCGGCGGCCTGTACTACCGGCCGACCCTGTTCACCGGCGTCGCGGCCGACAGCGAGATCGTCAACGAGGAGGTCTTCGGGCCGGTCCTCACCCTGCAGACCTTCCGCACCGAGGAGCAGGCCGTCGAGATGGCCAACTCCACCCGCTTCGGCCTGTCGGCCACCCTGGTGACCGGCTCCGAGGAGCGCGCGGCCCGGGTCACCGAGCGCCTGGTGGCGGGCACCGTCTGGGTGAACTGCTTCTTCGTGCGCGACCTCAAGGCCCCGTTCGGCGGTTCCCGCCAGTCCGGCGTCGGCCGCGAGGGCGGCGACTGGAGCTTCGACTTCTACTGCGACCTCAAGAACACGGTGACCGCGCCATGGGCGAAGTAG
- a CDS encoding 3,4-dihydroxyphenylacetate 2,3-dioxygenase, translating to MGEVVGAGLLAHVPTIVLPEATRRELNEGREITLVTGLRELRREVFDRDDYDTVVVLDSHWATTVEFVVSAQQRRAGLFTSEELPRGMCRMPYDFPGDQDLARAIAAKAGDHATWITAIDDPYLPIYYATVNLWTYLGAPQKPWVTIGVCQTGDAEDHLRLGRALGDAIRESDRRVLLIASGALSHTFWPLRHLRAHESSDPSHIFTAEARRADHERIEWFKTGDHARVLDTMPEFAAYKPEARFGHYLMMIGALGEGDCTAPGRQYGEYENSIGTGQVHLWFDRPAGGFPAPRATDASGDPYPHPA from the coding sequence ATGGGCGAAGTAGTCGGAGCGGGCCTGCTGGCCCACGTCCCCACCATCGTGCTGCCCGAGGCCACCCGCCGCGAGCTCAACGAGGGCCGGGAGATCACCCTCGTCACCGGCCTGCGGGAGCTGCGCCGGGAGGTCTTCGACCGCGACGACTACGACACCGTCGTCGTGCTCGACTCGCACTGGGCGACCACGGTGGAGTTCGTCGTCTCCGCCCAGCAGCGCAGGGCCGGGCTGTTCACCTCCGAGGAGCTTCCCCGGGGCATGTGCCGCATGCCCTACGACTTCCCCGGCGACCAGGACCTGGCCCGCGCCATCGCGGCCAAGGCCGGGGACCACGCCACCTGGATCACCGCGATCGACGACCCCTACCTGCCCATCTATTACGCCACCGTCAACCTGTGGACCTACCTCGGCGCCCCCCAGAAGCCCTGGGTGACGATCGGCGTATGCCAGACCGGTGACGCCGAGGACCACCTGCGGCTCGGCCGCGCCCTGGGCGACGCCATCCGCGAGTCCGACCGCAGGGTCCTGCTGATCGCCTCCGGCGCCCTGTCGCACACCTTCTGGCCGCTCCGTCACCTGCGCGCCCACGAGTCCTCCGACCCGAGCCACATCTTCACCGCCGAAGCCCGCCGGGCCGACCACGAGCGGATCGAGTGGTTCAAGACCGGCGACCACGCCCGGGTGCTGGACACCATGCCGGAGTTCGCGGCCTACAAGCCCGAGGCGAGGTTCGGCCACTACCTGATGATGATCGGCGCGCTCGGCGAGGGCGACTGCACCGCTCCGGGCCGCCAGTACGGCGAGTACGAGAACTCCATCGGCACCGGCCAGGTGCACCTGTGGTTCGACCGGCCCGCGGGCGGCTTCCCCGCCCCACGGGCGACCGACGCCTCCGGCGACCCCTACCCCCACCCCGCCTGA
- a CDS encoding fumarylacetoacetate hydrolase family protein: MPEYRRILLDGAATQTRREGDELVSADGRVVGVEDAVHLPPSVPSKIIAVHLNHRSRVEEFMTSLPPAPTYFHKPTSSLNGHRGAIVRPERCKYLNYEGEVAIVIGRTARNISPAEAGDHIAGYTVGNDYGLHDFRDTDAGSMLRVKGSDTLCPLGPGLVTDWDFRGKRLRTLVNGTVVQDGSTDEMEWDMHYLVADIARTITLNPGDVLLSGTPANSRPVQPGDVVEVEVEGLGRLTNHIVTGPTPVRDDCGAQPTESEEVISTTFGGDWEFRGVRAPRR, from the coding sequence ATGCCCGAGTACCGCAGGATCCTGCTCGACGGCGCCGCCACGCAGACGCGCCGCGAGGGTGACGAACTGGTCAGCGCCGACGGCCGGGTGGTGGGCGTCGAGGACGCCGTCCACCTGCCGCCGTCGGTGCCCAGCAAGATCATCGCTGTGCACCTCAACCACCGCAGCAGGGTCGAGGAGTTCATGACCTCGCTGCCGCCCGCGCCGACCTACTTCCACAAGCCGACCTCCTCGCTCAACGGGCACAGAGGCGCGATCGTCCGCCCTGAGCGGTGCAAATACCTCAACTACGAGGGCGAGGTGGCGATCGTCATCGGCCGCACCGCGCGCAACATCTCCCCCGCCGAGGCCGGCGACCACATCGCCGGCTACACCGTCGGCAACGACTACGGCCTGCACGACTTCCGCGACACCGACGCCGGGTCGATGCTGCGGGTGAAGGGCTCCGACACGCTCTGCCCGCTCGGCCCCGGCCTGGTCACCGACTGGGACTTCCGCGGCAAGCGGCTGCGGACCCTCGTCAACGGCACGGTCGTGCAGGACGGCTCCACCGACGAGATGGAGTGGGACATGCACTATCTCGTCGCCGACATCGCCCGTACCATCACCCTCAACCCCGGCGACGTGCTGCTGTCGGGCACCCCGGCCAACTCCCGCCCGGTCCAGCCCGGCGACGTGGTCGAGGTCGAGGTCGAGGGCCTCGGCAGGCTGACCAACCACATCGTCACCGGCCCCACCCCCGTCCGCGACGACTGCGGCGCCCAGCCCACCGAGTCCGAAGAGGTCATCTCCACCACCTTCGGCGGCGACTGGGAGTTCCGCGGCGTCCGCGCACCCCGGCGCTGA
- a CDS encoding aldo/keto reductase produces the protein MSERKKVVPLRRVGTHGPDVSVLSLGSWHTYDRMNFEDAVAMVSHAVELGVNLFDVGVYGIPGQPPVFTDVLFSAIVRAAGIDRDDYLLSSKLWLEPYPEQSLREQLERALFRVGSGRADLVVLGDIRRDDLDLRRLAADLAELEADGIIGCWGVNNWSATAVRTIRDHALQAGSPGPQIAQLKYSPCRRSIPDGAPFAEVFAEGITMQASDVMEGGILAGRTAPTREIGRDPGGVRGQIMEAADGIAAVAADLGATAAQLCVAFTLTHPSVSTVLFGASRMEQLVDNVGALALLERVGAPRLRELLDPFWADRGVVDPEGP, from the coding sequence ATGTCCGAGCGGAAGAAGGTCGTCCCCCTGCGCAGGGTCGGGACCCACGGCCCCGATGTCTCCGTGCTGTCCCTGGGGTCCTGGCACACCTACGACCGGATGAACTTCGAGGACGCCGTGGCCATGGTGAGCCACGCCGTGGAGCTGGGCGTCAACCTTTTCGACGTCGGCGTCTACGGGATCCCCGGGCAGCCGCCGGTCTTCACCGACGTGCTGTTCTCGGCGATCGTGCGGGCCGCGGGGATCGACCGTGACGACTACCTGCTGTCGTCGAAGCTGTGGCTGGAGCCGTACCCGGAGCAGTCGCTGCGCGAGCAGCTCGAACGCGCCCTGTTCCGGGTCGGGAGCGGCCGGGCGGACCTGGTCGTCCTCGGCGACATCCGCCGCGACGACCTCGACCTGCGGCGGCTCGCCGCCGACCTCGCGGAGCTGGAGGCCGACGGGATCATCGGCTGCTGGGGCGTGAACAACTGGTCGGCCACCGCGGTCAGGACCATCCGCGACCACGCGCTCCAGGCCGGCTCGCCGGGGCCGCAGATCGCGCAGCTCAAGTACAGCCCGTGCCGCCGGTCGATCCCGGACGGGGCGCCGTTCGCGGAGGTGTTCGCCGAGGGGATCACCATGCAGGCCTCGGACGTCATGGAGGGCGGGATCCTGGCGGGCAGGACGGCGCCCACCCGGGAGATCGGCCGTGACCCGGGCGGGGTGCGCGGGCAGATCATGGAGGCGGCCGACGGGATCGCCGCGGTCGCCGCGGACCTGGGGGCGACCGCGGCCCAGCTCTGCGTCGCCTTCACCCTGACCCACCCGTCGGTCAGCACCGTGCTGTTCGGGGCCAGCCGCATGGAGCAGCTCGTGGACAACGTCGGCGCGCTGGCGCTGCTGGAGCGGGTCGGCGCCCCGCGCCTGCGCGAGCTGCTCGACCCCTTCTGGGCCGACCGCGGCGTGGTCGACCCGGAAGGCCCGTGA
- a CDS encoding zinc-binding dehydrogenase, producing MSVPTSTRAAVLRAHGEPLVLEELPLPQECEPGAAIVKVDCATLCATDVHLWSGGMSFPGMLPMVLGHEMVGTVVAAGPGTADALGRAVQVGDRIGWSESTCGHCHGCTVTRNPVACSSRGYGFLQRSDRWPHSTAGLAEYDYVTPNAQKFILPDDVKDTWAASAGCAVKTVLHAFDRAGGVRPGANVLVQGAGALGIVATAVARASGAGTVVTVGAPDARLELARRFGADLVIGLDGDAGSRREAVLEATGGRGADLVLDLAGAPGVGAEAVDLAAWGGTFVIVGSTGPRPDPIPLGTVMGKELNVLGSLNGDVGDYRNSIEFLRAFRSRFAWDELFSEPVGLGGASEALASMSRLEQVKAVVHPWLP from the coding sequence ATGTCAGTTCCGACGTCTACGCGGGCGGCCGTCCTGCGGGCCCACGGCGAGCCGCTGGTCCTGGAGGAGCTTCCGCTCCCCCAGGAGTGCGAGCCCGGCGCCGCGATCGTGAAGGTCGACTGCGCGACGCTGTGCGCGACGGACGTGCACCTGTGGAGCGGCGGCATGTCGTTCCCCGGCATGCTCCCGATGGTGCTCGGCCACGAGATGGTGGGCACGGTGGTGGCCGCCGGGCCGGGCACCGCCGACGCCCTCGGCCGCGCCGTCCAGGTGGGCGACCGGATCGGCTGGTCGGAGTCCACCTGCGGCCACTGCCACGGCTGTACGGTGACCCGCAACCCCGTGGCCTGCTCCAGCAGGGGCTACGGCTTCCTGCAGCGGTCCGACCGGTGGCCCCACTCCACCGCCGGGCTCGCCGAGTACGACTACGTCACCCCGAACGCCCAGAAGTTCATCCTCCCCGACGACGTCAAGGACACCTGGGCGGCCAGCGCGGGCTGTGCCGTCAAGACGGTCCTGCACGCCTTCGACCGGGCCGGCGGCGTGCGCCCCGGCGCGAACGTCCTCGTCCAGGGGGCCGGGGCGCTCGGCATCGTCGCCACCGCGGTGGCCCGCGCCTCCGGTGCGGGCACGGTCGTCACCGTCGGCGCGCCGGACGCCCGGCTCGAACTGGCCAGGAGGTTCGGCGCGGATCTCGTGATCGGGCTGGACGGCGACGCCGGGAGCCGGCGGGAGGCCGTGCTGGAGGCCACCGGCGGCCGGGGCGCCGACCTCGTGCTGGACCTCGCCGGCGCGCCCGGCGTGGGAGCCGAGGCCGTCGACCTGGCCGCGTGGGGCGGCACGTTCGTCATCGTCGGCAGCACCGGTCCCCGCCCCGACCCGATCCCCCTGGGGACGGTCATGGGCAAGGAGCTGAACGTGCTCGGCTCCCTCAACGGCGACGTCGGCGACTACCGCAACTCGATCGAGTTCCTCCGCGCGTTCCGGTCGCGCTTCGCCTGGGACGAGCTCTTCAGCGAGCCCGTCGGGCTCGGCGGGGCGTCGGAGGCCCTCGCGTCCATGTCACGGCTCGAACAGGTCAAGGCCGTCGTCCACCCGTGGCTTCCCTGA
- a CDS encoding branched-chain amino acid ABC transporter permease: MLNSVIAGLTSGGVYALLGLCVVLTYRLVAVVNFAMAAVGAMGAFVMVSLMDAGLGVWLALPAGVISGGALSALLGAVLVRWFGDHDERTKAAVTVALYVALMAIGLRLFGSTTTGARRFPRPFDAPAFTVGDVVVPQSVLVSLAFAVLITVGVGLLLNRTSVGLQLQALSERPATAQVVGIAAPRLAVAVWAAIGAISALVILLVAPRLGGDFSTLGKLITTALAVAMVGAFRSLPMTLAGGLLMGCLEGLTASLSAVQQYRGVVPFLVIVVLLWWRSRHEVWDTAHSR, translated from the coding sequence ATGTTGAATTCCGTGATCGCCGGCCTGACGAGCGGCGGGGTGTACGCGCTGCTCGGCCTGTGCGTCGTGCTGACCTACCGGCTGGTCGCCGTGGTCAACTTCGCGATGGCGGCGGTGGGCGCGATGGGCGCCTTCGTGATGGTATCGCTGATGGACGCGGGGCTCGGCGTGTGGCTCGCGCTGCCCGCCGGGGTGATCTCCGGCGGGGCGCTGTCCGCCCTGCTCGGCGCGGTGCTCGTCCGCTGGTTCGGCGACCACGACGAGCGCACCAAGGCCGCCGTCACCGTCGCCCTGTACGTGGCCCTCATGGCGATCGGCCTGCGGCTGTTCGGCAGCACGACGACGGGCGCCCGGCGCTTCCCGAGGCCGTTCGACGCGCCCGCGTTCACCGTGGGCGACGTCGTGGTGCCGCAGTCGGTGCTGGTCTCGCTCGCCTTCGCGGTGCTGATCACCGTGGGTGTCGGGCTGCTGCTGAACAGGACATCCGTCGGCCTGCAGCTGCAGGCCCTGTCGGAGCGCCCGGCCACCGCCCAGGTCGTCGGCATCGCGGCGCCCCGGCTCGCCGTCGCCGTCTGGGCCGCCATCGGGGCCATCAGCGCGCTGGTCATCCTCCTGGTGGCGCCCCGCCTGGGCGGGGACTTCTCCACCCTGGGCAAACTCATCACCACGGCGCTGGCCGTCGCGATGGTGGGCGCCTTCCGGAGCCTGCCCATGACGCTCGCCGGAGGCCTGCTCATGGGCTGCCTGGAAGGGCTCACCGCGTCGCTGAGCGCGGTCCAGCAGTACCGGGGGGTCGTCCCCTTCCTCGTGATCGTGGTGCTCCTGTGGTGGCGCAGCCGTCACGAGGTCTGGGACACCGCCCACAGCAGATAG
- a CDS encoding ABC transporter substrate-binding protein, translating into MKRSLTGAVAVAALALSAAACSDAGGSTDGPIKVGSINGVTGLFQTPEVPQAVKAVFEEVNKAGGINGRKIELISKDDAMNPQRSTEAALELLESESVVALVGSSSAVDCGLNRATYGNSGIVSIPAVGVDPACFTSPNIAPVNPGPFKLLTAMLYYASETLKHDKVCMYYTVLPGSGGGIDAAIKEWSDITGKQLAVKDTSVGEGDPTPYLVAAKAAGCQAVLYNATVGPWFAQAQTQGLQDVDFIMGANSYTDANAEVIPEGMNAYAGTEWQPYTDETLPGNERWAKVVDDNKIQKTAFSQGAVMAADVFVQVLKTIKGDVTRESVTEAFKKMQPIQYPMVGTPWVFGPGEAHSPIQGSRFVKVENRKWKVLPEGFIVPGKN; encoded by the coding sequence ATGAAGCGTTCCCTCACCGGTGCCGTGGCGGTGGCCGCCCTGGCCCTCTCCGCCGCCGCCTGCTCCGACGCCGGCGGCTCGACCGACGGGCCGATCAAGGTCGGTTCCATCAACGGCGTCACCGGCCTGTTCCAGACGCCCGAGGTCCCGCAGGCGGTCAAGGCCGTCTTCGAGGAGGTCAACAAGGCCGGTGGCATCAACGGCCGCAAGATCGAGCTCATCAGCAAGGACGACGCGATGAACCCGCAGCGGTCCACCGAGGCCGCCCTGGAGCTGCTGGAGTCCGAGAGCGTCGTGGCGCTGGTCGGCTCCTCCAGCGCGGTCGACTGCGGGCTCAACCGCGCGACCTACGGCAACAGCGGGATCGTCTCCATCCCGGCCGTCGGCGTGGACCCCGCCTGCTTCACCAGCCCCAACATCGCCCCCGTCAACCCGGGCCCGTTCAAGCTGCTGACGGCGATGCTCTACTACGCCTCCGAGACGCTGAAGCACGACAAGGTCTGCATGTACTACACCGTGCTGCCGGGCAGCGGCGGCGGCATCGACGCCGCCATCAAGGAGTGGAGCGACATCACCGGCAAGCAGCTCGCGGTCAAGGACACCTCCGTCGGCGAGGGCGACCCGACCCCCTACCTGGTGGCGGCCAAGGCGGCCGGCTGCCAGGCCGTCCTCTACAACGCGACGGTCGGCCCGTGGTTCGCCCAGGCGCAGACGCAGGGCCTGCAGGACGTCGACTTCATCATGGGCGCCAACAGCTACACCGACGCCAACGCCGAGGTCATCCCCGAGGGGATGAACGCCTACGCCGGGACCGAGTGGCAGCCGTACACCGACGAGACCCTGCCGGGCAACGAGCGCTGGGCGAAGGTCGTCGACGACAACAAGATCCAGAAGACGGCGTTCAGCCAGGGCGCCGTGATGGCGGCCGACGTGTTCGTCCAGGTACTCAAGACGATCAAGGGTGACGTCACCCGCGAGTCGGTGACCGAGGCCTTCAAGAAGATGCAGCCGATCCAGTACCCGATGGTGGGCACCCCGTGGGTCTTCGGCCCCGGCGAGGCGCACAGCCCGATCCAGGGCAGCCGGTTCGTCAAGGTCGAGAACCGCAAGTGGAAGGTTCTCCCCGAGGGCTTCATCGTCCCGGGCAAGAACTGA